A region of Dermabacter vaginalis DNA encodes the following proteins:
- a CDS encoding RNA-binding protein: protein MSAGAEALAHLVCGIVDNPDDVRVKEKSTRRGPLLEVRVHPDDLGRVIGRSGRTARALRTVTTALSDDDIRVDIVDTDKR from the coding sequence ATGAGTGCTGGCGCCGAAGCTCTCGCGCACCTCGTGTGCGGGATCGTCGACAACCCCGATGACGTGCGCGTCAAGGAGAAGTCGACCCGCCGTGGGCCACTTCTCGAAGTGCGCGTTCACCCCGATGACCTCGGGCGCGTGATCGGGCGTTCGGGCCGCACCGCCCGCGCGCTGCGCACCGTGACCACGGCACTGTCCGACGACGACATTCGCGTGGACATCGTGGACACCGACAAGCGCTAA
- the trmD gene encoding tRNA (guanosine(37)-N1)-methyltransferase TrmD, whose protein sequence is MRIDVITIFPEYLAPLELSLIGKARKDGLVDLRLHNLRDYTHDRHHTVDDTPVGGGAGMVMKPEPWAEAFADVLASGERESDGALTSPLVIFPNPAGEPFTQRAAEQRSEEPWLIFACGRYEGIDERVYEYLGDQGVRVALSSLGDYVLNGGEVAVLAMTEAIVRLVPGVLGNPESIVEESHTSGLLEYPLYTKPASWTSPDGVQRDVPEVLLSGHHARIDEWRRERSLERTAERRPDLLEGRALPGEAGSR, encoded by the coding sequence GTGCGCATCGACGTCATCACGATCTTCCCCGAGTACCTTGCTCCGCTCGAACTCTCCCTCATCGGTAAGGCCCGCAAGGATGGGCTCGTGGATCTGCGCCTGCATAACCTGCGCGACTACACCCATGATCGCCACCACACGGTTGATGACACTCCCGTGGGCGGAGGCGCCGGCATGGTGATGAAGCCCGAGCCGTGGGCGGAGGCCTTCGCGGACGTGCTCGCTTCGGGGGAGAGGGAGTCCGACGGCGCCCTCACGTCACCGCTCGTGATTTTCCCTAATCCCGCGGGTGAACCGTTTACGCAGCGCGCCGCCGAACAACGCAGTGAGGAGCCGTGGCTCATCTTCGCGTGCGGTCGCTACGAAGGCATCGACGAGCGCGTGTACGAATACCTTGGTGATCAGGGGGTGCGGGTCGCGCTCAGCTCACTTGGAGACTACGTGCTCAACGGTGGTGAGGTCGCGGTACTCGCGATGACCGAAGCAATCGTGCGGCTCGTGCCGGGCGTGCTCGGCAACCCCGAATCGATCGTCGAGGAGTCTCATACGAGCGGGCTACTCGAGTACCCGCTTTATACGAAGCCCGCGAGCTGGACTTCGCCCGACGGGGTGCAGCGTGACGTGCCCGAGGTGCTCTTGAGTGGCCACCACGCGCGCATCGATGAGTGGCGGCGTGAGCGGTCCCTCGAACGCACGGCCGAGCGGCGGCCGGATCTTCTCGAGGGCCGTGCACTCCCCGGGGAGGCGGGCTCTCGTTAG
- a CDS encoding ribonuclease HII: protein MPSPTATPERELHRAQAFFDAHPDAASCAVIGLDEVGRGALAGPVAVGAFALRCERAQGAVPTPAELPPGLKDSKLLSPKRREAAFAALVGEGRSIPLPLGPICPCGSVSCPAAVGTARAREIDEHGISMALTLAANRALEAVREVLDVPLAGVILDGNLDYVTRGLAAPLSCPLDVVIKADQTCAAVAAASILAKVARDRHMAALDAEAPGYGWAGNKGYGSKAHREAIVRLGLHAEHRSSWNLVPAEQQVLDLPL, encoded by the coding sequence ATGCCGAGCCCCACTGCGACCCCCGAGCGCGAACTGCACCGTGCGCAAGCCTTCTTTGATGCGCACCCCGATGCCGCTTCGTGCGCGGTCATCGGTCTTGACGAGGTTGGGCGCGGTGCGCTCGCCGGCCCGGTTGCGGTGGGGGCCTTCGCCCTTAGGTGCGAACGAGCTCAAGGCGCGGTTCCGACGCCTGCCGAGCTTCCGCCCGGACTCAAAGACTCAAAGCTCCTCAGCCCAAAAAGGCGTGAGGCGGCCTTTGCCGCTCTCGTGGGAGAGGGGCGCTCAATTCCCCTTCCGCTCGGCCCGATTTGCCCGTGCGGCAGTGTGAGCTGCCCAGCCGCCGTCGGAACCGCGCGCGCCCGGGAAATTGATGAGCACGGTATTTCCATGGCTCTCACGCTCGCGGCGAATCGGGCGCTCGAAGCCGTACGCGAGGTGCTCGATGTGCCGCTTGCCGGTGTCATTCTTGACGGGAACCTTGACTACGTGACGCGCGGACTCGCGGCGCCGCTCAGCTGCCCGCTGGACGTCGTGATTAAGGCCGACCAAACGTGCGCCGCCGTTGCAGCCGCGAGCATCCTCGCGAAGGTCGCGCGGGATCGGCACATGGCTGCGCTTGATGCTGAAGCACCCGGGTACGGATGGGCGGGTAATAAAGGTTACGGTTCGAAAGCTCACCGCGAGGCGATCGTGCGGCTTGGTCTCCACGCCGAGCACCGCTCGAGTTGGAACCTCGTGCCCGCCGAGCAGCAAGTACTCGACCTGCCGCTGTAA
- the rimM gene encoding ribosome maturation factor RimM (Essential for efficient processing of 16S rRNA), translating into MNRNVTVVVGTIGKAHGLKGEVSLMVRTDIPEERLVRGAEFDVDGPEGVPARLTLTSTRTQQGRWYVKFAEIHNRTAAESLRGADLTLELDREEEFEEDPDAWYPEELKGLEVRTEDGRVLGTVIGLEHYPAQDVLLVRGGDGRRIMLPFVEELVPEVDIDNGFVLANPPGGLFDPENALSERDGAEG; encoded by the coding sequence GTGAATAGGAATGTCACGGTAGTCGTGGGCACGATCGGCAAGGCACACGGTCTCAAGGGCGAGGTGTCGCTCATGGTGCGCACGGATATCCCCGAGGAGCGTCTCGTGAGGGGCGCCGAGTTTGACGTGGATGGCCCTGAGGGGGTGCCCGCACGGCTCACCCTCACCTCAACACGCACGCAGCAGGGGCGCTGGTACGTGAAATTCGCGGAGATTCACAACCGCACCGCTGCGGAGAGCCTTCGCGGCGCCGATCTCACGCTTGAGCTCGACCGCGAAGAAGAGTTCGAAGAGGACCCCGATGCCTGGTATCCCGAGGAGCTCAAAGGCCTCGAAGTGCGCACGGAAGACGGCCGGGTGCTCGGCACCGTGATCGGTCTCGAGCACTATCCCGCGCAGGACGTTCTGCTCGTTCGCGGGGGCGACGGGCGCCGCATCATGCTTCCGTTTGTTGAGGAACTCGTGCCCGAGGTCGACATCGACAACGGTTTTGTGCTGGCGAACCCGCCCGGCGGGCTCTTTGATCCCGAGAATGCGCTCAGTGAGCGTGACGGAGCGGAAGGCTAG
- the ffh gene encoding signal recognition particle protein, translating to MFDNLSDRISKTLKGLRGQGRLTEADIDKTVREIRRALLDADVAVPVVRQFASRVRERALGAEVSKALNPAQQVVKIVHAELVEILGGATGQLQFAKNPPTVIMLAGLQGAGKTTLAGKLAKHLKEEGHTPLLVASDLQRPNAVNQLQIVGERAGVKVFAPEPGNGVGDPVVVALDGVATAAREQYDVVIVDTAGRLGVDEEMMQQARDIRDAVEPHNILFVVDAMIGQDAARVAEAFRDGVGFTGVVLSKLDGDARGGAALSVTGITDRPILFASTGEALGDFERFHPDRMASRILDMGDVLTLIEQAEKRMDREEAEKVASKLAQGEEFNLNDFMSMLQQIKSMGSMKKMLGMMPNMRQYKQAIDQFDDSMITRIEAMVQSMTPFERANPKEINGSRRARIAKGSGTTVTEVNRLLDQFKQMQKMMGSVGRGMAGGGAMGAPGMGFGKKSRGRMQSPKKNKKKSRSGNPAKRAAEEKAWAEQQAQKKGAAFGGGAFGGTGQGADAASDLSNLDMNQLPPELRKMLGK from the coding sequence GTGTTTGACAATCTCTCCGATCGCATCAGTAAAACCCTCAAGGGCCTGCGTGGCCAGGGCCGCCTTACCGAGGCTGATATCGACAAGACCGTGCGCGAGATTCGCCGCGCACTGCTCGATGCGGACGTTGCCGTTCCCGTCGTGCGGCAGTTTGCGTCGCGCGTGCGTGAACGCGCCCTCGGCGCAGAAGTGTCGAAGGCCCTGAACCCCGCGCAGCAGGTCGTGAAGATCGTCCACGCCGAACTCGTGGAGATTCTCGGTGGCGCGACCGGCCAGCTCCAGTTCGCGAAGAACCCGCCCACCGTCATCATGCTCGCGGGTCTCCAGGGTGCCGGTAAAACGACCCTCGCCGGAAAACTCGCGAAACACCTCAAAGAGGAGGGACACACGCCGCTCCTTGTGGCCTCTGACCTCCAGCGTCCGAACGCCGTCAACCAGCTCCAGATCGTCGGTGAGCGTGCGGGCGTCAAGGTCTTCGCTCCCGAGCCCGGCAACGGCGTGGGCGATCCCGTCGTTGTTGCCCTCGATGGCGTGGCGACCGCGGCACGCGAGCAGTACGACGTCGTCATCGTCGATACCGCGGGCCGCCTCGGCGTCGACGAGGAAATGATGCAGCAGGCGCGCGACATCCGCGACGCTGTGGAGCCGCACAACATTCTCTTCGTGGTCGACGCGATGATCGGTCAGGACGCGGCGCGCGTCGCCGAAGCCTTCCGCGACGGCGTAGGCTTCACCGGCGTCGTGCTGTCGAAGCTCGATGGCGATGCGCGAGGTGGCGCGGCACTCTCCGTCACGGGCATCACCGACCGCCCCATCCTCTTCGCTTCGACCGGCGAGGCCCTCGGCGATTTCGAGCGCTTCCATCCGGACCGCATGGCGAGCCGTATTCTCGACATGGGCGATGTGCTCACCCTCATCGAGCAGGCCGAAAAGCGCATGGACCGCGAGGAGGCCGAGAAGGTCGCCTCGAAGCTTGCGCAGGGCGAAGAGTTCAACCTCAACGACTTCATGTCGATGCTCCAGCAGATCAAATCTATGGGCTCGATGAAGAAGATGCTCGGCATGATGCCGAATATGCGCCAGTACAAGCAGGCCATCGATCAATTCGACGATTCGATGATCACGCGTATCGAAGCCATGGTGCAGTCGATGACCCCGTTCGAGCGCGCGAACCCCAAGGAAATCAACGGTTCTCGCCGTGCACGCATCGCGAAGGGCTCCGGCACGACCGTGACCGAGGTCAATCGCCTTCTTGACCAGTTCAAGCAAATGCAGAAGATGATGGGCTCGGTGGGTCGAGGCATGGCCGGCGGCGGAGCGATGGGCGCCCCGGGCATGGGCTTTGGTAAAAAGTCCCGCGGGCGCATGCAGTCACCGAAGAAAAACAAGAAGAAATCTCGCTCGGGCAACCCTGCGAAGCGCGCAGCCGAAGAAAAAGCCTGGGCCGAGCAGCAAGCACAGAAAAAGGGTGCGGCGTTCGGCGGCGGTGCCTTCGGTGGCACGGGGCAGGGGGCCGACGCCGCCTCGGATCTGTCGAACCTTGATATGAACCAGCTCCCGCCCGAACTGCGAAAGATGCTCGGAAAGTAG
- the rpsP gene encoding 30S ribosomal protein S16 has product MAVKIRLKRMGKVHAPVYRIVVVDSRKKRDGAVIEEIGKYNPNEQPSFMEIDSERAQYWLGVGAQTSNQVAAILKVTGEWAKFKGEEGTEGTLKTKEAKLSAEERIAAADKAAAEKREEVKAAKEKAEAEAAAEKEAAEAAENAESSEESAEGTEAETSEETTEEA; this is encoded by the coding sequence GTGGCCGTCAAAATTCGTCTTAAGCGCATGGGCAAGGTCCATGCACCGGTTTACCGCATCGTTGTTGTCGACTCGCGCAAGAAACGCGACGGCGCCGTGATCGAAGAGATCGGCAAGTACAACCCGAACGAGCAGCCCTCGTTCATGGAGATCGACTCGGAGCGCGCGCAGTACTGGCTCGGCGTTGGTGCTCAGACGAGCAACCAGGTCGCCGCGATCCTCAAGGTCACTGGCGAATGGGCGAAGTTCAAGGGCGAAGAGGGCACCGAAGGCACCCTCAAGACCAAGGAAGCCAAGCTCAGCGCCGAGGAGCGCATCGCTGCCGCCGATAAGGCCGCCGCCGAGAAGCGCGAAGAGGTCAAGGCCGCCAAGGAAAAGGCCGAGGCTGAAGCTGCCGCCGAGAAGGAAGCCGCCGAGGCTGCCGAGAACGCCGAGTCCTCCGAGGAGTCGGCTGAGGGCACCGAAGCCGAGACTTCCGAAGAGACCACCGAAGAGGCCTGA
- the rplS gene encoding 50S ribosomal protein L19, protein MQKFDELDAAHLKSDVPDFRAGDNVKVHVKVVEGNRSRIQVFQGYVIARKGGGIKETFRVRKVSFGVGVERVFPVHAPTIDKIEVVSRGDVRRAKLYYLRGLTGKKARIREKREHS, encoded by the coding sequence ATGCAGAAGTTCGATGAACTCGATGCGGCTCACCTCAAGAGCGACGTTCCCGATTTCCGTGCTGGCGACAACGTCAAGGTGCACGTGAAGGTTGTCGAAGGTAACCGCTCGCGTATCCAGGTGTTCCAGGGCTACGTGATCGCCCGCAAGGGTGGCGGCATCAAGGAAACCTTCCGCGTTCGCAAGGTGTCGTTCGGCGTTGGCGTCGAGCGCGTGTTCCCGGTTCACGCCCCGACGATCGACAAGATCGAGGTTGTGTCCCGCGGTGACGTTCGCCGTGCAAAGCTTTACTACCTGCGCGGCCTCACCGGCAAGAAGGCTCGTATCCGCGAGAAGCGCGAGCACTCCTGA
- the lepB gene encoding signal peptidase I — protein MSEHDNFAAAAPEQGEPSTASRAVDAVEVPTHRAAGSARERRGGALATVLDWTITIVVALVVAVLIKTFLVQPFFIPSASMHPTLMEDDKILVSKLHPGVLDLHRGDVIVFQDPGHWVGGNSDGPLTTGQQVSKALSYVGLAPDPTENHLVKRLIGTGGDRIVCKERGGAMTVNGIELNETYIVPGNGACQVSFDVTVPEGKLWVMGDNRFNSADSSEHYARGEDPFVDESKVTGKAVLLFLPFDRWSTLKDGEKVFEKVNSAESSASVKTGRTNGLTHHALAA, from the coding sequence ATGTCTGAGCACGATAACTTCGCCGCCGCGGCTCCCGAGCAGGGAGAACCATCGACTGCCTCCCGCGCCGTCGATGCCGTCGAGGTGCCCACGCATCGAGCTGCCGGAAGTGCGCGTGAGAGAAGGGGCGGGGCTCTCGCGACCGTGCTCGACTGGACCATCACGATCGTCGTGGCGCTCGTCGTGGCCGTGCTCATTAAAACCTTCCTCGTGCAGCCGTTCTTCATTCCCTCGGCTTCGATGCACCCAACCCTCATGGAGGACGACAAGATCCTCGTCTCCAAGCTCCACCCGGGAGTTCTCGATCTTCACCGAGGCGACGTCATCGTTTTCCAAGATCCGGGTCATTGGGTGGGCGGCAACTCCGATGGGCCTCTCACAACCGGCCAGCAGGTGTCGAAGGCCCTCAGCTACGTGGGCCTCGCCCCCGACCCCACCGAGAATCACCTCGTCAAACGCCTGATCGGCACGGGCGGCGACCGCATCGTGTGTAAGGAGCGCGGCGGCGCGATGACGGTCAACGGCATCGAGCTCAACGAAACGTACATCGTTCCCGGCAATGGTGCCTGCCAGGTGTCTTTCGACGTCACGGTTCCCGAGGGAAAGCTGTGGGTCATGGGCGATAACCGTTTCAATAGCGCCGACTCTTCCGAACACTACGCGCGTGGCGAAGACCCCTTCGTCGATGAATCAAAGGTCACGGGCAAGGCGGTTCTGCTGTTCCTCCCGTTCGATCGATGGAGCACGCTCAAGGATGGCGAGAAGGTCTTCGAGAAAGTGAACAGCGCCGAGAGCTCGGCAAGCGTCAAAACGGGGCGAACGAACGGCCTCACGCACCACGCGCTCGCCGCGTGA
- the lepB gene encoding signal peptidase I, whose product MWVIAAALCVVFLAVLGVRHFVAETYHVPSGSMAPTLESGEYILVDRTTRGTATRGSVVVFDGEGYFGGSSRYWVKRVIGIGGDRVRCCTDDGQLEVNGHPLDEPYLPASLSRASAIDFDVAVPEGRMFLLGDSRNDSSDSRNHLGDPGGGMVPVERTRGHVTRVVWPLTVARNISH is encoded by the coding sequence GTGTGGGTGATCGCCGCGGCTTTATGCGTGGTGTTTCTCGCCGTGTTGGGGGTGCGGCACTTCGTTGCCGAGACCTACCACGTGCCGAGCGGTTCGATGGCTCCCACGCTCGAGTCGGGGGAGTACATCCTCGTGGACCGTACGACGCGAGGCACCGCTACGCGCGGAAGCGTTGTGGTGTTTGACGGTGAGGGGTATTTCGGAGGTTCTTCCCGCTACTGGGTGAAGCGCGTGATCGGCATCGGTGGCGACCGCGTACGCTGCTGCACCGATGACGGCCAACTCGAGGTCAACGGCCACCCCCTCGACGAGCCCTACCTCCCGGCTTCCCTCTCGCGCGCAAGCGCGATTGACTTCGATGTTGCCGTGCCCGAGGGGCGGATGTTTCTCCTTGGTGATTCTCGCAACGACTCCTCCGATTCGCGCAACCACCTTGGCGATCCCGGCGGCGGAATGGTGCCAGTGGAGCGCACGCGGGGGCACGTGACGCGTGTCGTGTGGCCCCTCACCGTTGCGCGAAACATCTCCCACTAG